A genomic region of Sulfurimonas hongkongensis contains the following coding sequences:
- a CDS encoding glucosaminidase domain-containing protein: MKFFKILLFSFALFSTNMLLAKETNPISIQEKKKKFFKTLVPAINSIYMELYGNYKRIKRNIKNPKYKNYISTLKKAYKVKTDKDLLKALKPHPRSIALAQAAVESAWGTSKFYKEANNVFGIWSFNKNEPRIAASQKRGKTTIWLKKYASIRESVKDYYKNISRSHAFVEFRELNMKTDDPYKLVKKLTLYSEMKEIYTQELAAVIKHNKLYKYDKP; encoded by the coding sequence TTGAAGTTTTTTAAAATCTTACTATTTAGCTTTGCACTTTTTTCAACAAACATGCTACTTGCAAAAGAAACAAATCCTATATCAATTCAAGAGAAAAAAAAGAAGTTTTTTAAGACTTTAGTACCTGCTATAAATAGTATTTATATGGAGCTCTATGGAAATTATAAAAGAATAAAGAGAAATATAAAAAATCCAAAATATAAAAATTATATCTCAACTTTGAAAAAAGCTTATAAAGTAAAAACAGACAAAGATTTACTTAAAGCACTAAAACCTCATCCTAGAAGTATAGCTCTAGCTCAAGCTGCGGTAGAGAGTGCTTGGGGAACTTCAAAGTTTTACAAAGAGGCAAACAATGTTTTTGGTATCTGGTCATTTAATAAAAATGAACCTAGAATAGCTGCCTCACAAAAAAGAGGAAAAACAACTATTTGGCTTAAAAAGTATGCTTCTATCAGAGAGTCTGTAAAAGACTACTATAAAAACATTTCTCGCTCACATGCATTTGTAGAGTTTAGAGAGTTAAATATGAAAACAGATGACCCATATAAGCTTGTCAAAAAATTAACCCTTTACTCTGAGATGAAAGAGATATACACGCAAGAGTTAGCGGCAGTTATAAAACATAACAAGCTATACAAATATGATAAGCCTTAA
- a CDS encoding M14 family metallopeptidase gives MLKLFSTAIFLFCSLLGAQDLFKFDLIQKGEQDANTLLVIGGIQGDEPGGFISASLLATHYEITKGSLWVVPNLNFYSIIKRSRGPHGDMNRKFAELCQKDPEYETIQRIKSYIKDKNVKLVVNLHDGSGFYRKNYEDDMHSPHRWGQCSIIDQSNIDTKIYSNLEDIASSVVKHVNDHLIKDKHKYHVHNTRTKEGDKEMEKTLTYFAINEGKAAFGNEASKSLPTHQRVYYHLLALEKYMNVMGIEFKRKFTLDSAGVYSAINNDIHISLYEEKISLPLAQIRDIVNYFPIKKDGVVDFKASNPLLTIIKNGNTYVIQYGNRRLSKLNADYLDMDKDDNIVKFKVDGKEIDAKFGKILEVDKSFLVYKSNGYRVNVIGYVNKSGIETGIEIKKHQIQKRFSIDKTGTTYRVEYYNKDRFVGMVLVRFKN, from the coding sequence ATGTTGAAGTTATTTAGCACTGCTATTTTTCTCTTTTGCTCTCTCTTAGGTGCACAAGATCTTTTTAAATTTGATCTTATTCAAAAAGGAGAACAAGACGCAAATACTCTGCTTGTTATTGGTGGGATCCAAGGAGATGAGCCAGGTGGGTTTATCTCCGCATCACTTCTAGCTACTCACTATGAGATAACAAAAGGTTCTCTTTGGGTAGTTCCTAATTTAAACTTTTATAGCATTATAAAACGAAGTAGAGGTCCTCATGGAGATATGAATAGAAAATTTGCTGAACTTTGTCAAAAAGACCCAGAGTATGAAACTATTCAGAGGATAAAAAGTTATATAAAAGATAAAAATGTAAAACTAGTTGTAAACCTACATGATGGAAGTGGATTTTATAGAAAAAATTATGAAGATGATATGCACTCACCACACAGATGGGGACAGTGCTCCATCATAGACCAGTCAAACATAGATACAAAAATCTACTCAAATCTTGAAGACATTGCATCGAGTGTTGTAAAACACGTAAATGATCATCTTATTAAAGATAAACATAAATATCATGTTCATAATACTAGAACAAAAGAGGGCGATAAGGAGATGGAGAAAACTCTTACATATTTCGCCATTAATGAAGGAAAAGCCGCTTTTGGAAATGAAGCTAGTAAAAGTCTGCCTACACATCAAAGAGTATATTATCATCTCTTAGCATTAGAGAAGTATATGAATGTGATGGGCATAGAGTTTAAAAGGAAGTTTACACTTGATTCTGCTGGAGTTTATAGCGCTATAAACAATGATATTCATATATCTCTATATGAAGAAAAGATAAGCTTGCCACTTGCACAAATCAGAGATATTGTAAACTACTTTCCTATAAAAAAGGATGGAGTTGTTGACTTTAAGGCTAGCAATCCACTCCTTACCATCATAAAAAATGGCAACACTTATGTCATTCAGTATGGAAATAGAAGGCTCTCAAAGCTAAATGCTGACTATCTTGATATGGATAAAGATGATAACATTGTAAAATTCAAGGTAGATGGTAAAGAGATAGACGCTAAGTTTGGAAAGATTTTAGAAGTAGATAAGAGCTTTTTAGTTTATAAATCAAATGGTTACAGGGTAAATGTTATAGGTTATGTAAACAAAAGTGGCATTGAGACGGGCATAGAGATAAAAAAACATCAAATTCAAAAACGCTTTTCTATAGATAAAACTGGCACTACTTATAGAGTCGAATACTACAACAAAGATAGGTTTGTGGGGATGGTTTTAGTTAGGTTTAAAAATTAA
- a CDS encoding M15 family metallopeptidase, protein MNRRLFLTTLSLSPLFANEFVQSNKDIFLSYQEHKTLKRLDARFTRLRGYIGFANFNLVSFDEALYYARNYPTIGTFLDDELSLIEKFFYEEPKAYGFYGAKTCKNLNNKVSKKDVVKIPYTGHYLFKGKPLEDYDKLLEDVGDSLILTSGVRNIVKQLSLYVNKLKRNGGNITKASIDIAPPAYSYHTISDFDVGLRGWGYKNFTEEFATTTEFKMMIELPYINMRYKKDNSDGVRFEPWHVEVI, encoded by the coding sequence ATGAATAGAAGACTTTTTTTAACGACTTTATCTTTATCACCACTTTTTGCTAATGAGTTTGTTCAATCTAACAAGGATATTTTTCTATCCTATCAAGAGCACAAGACTCTAAAGAGACTAGATGCTAGATTTACAAGACTTAGAGGTTATATAGGTTTTGCAAACTTTAACTTAGTCTCTTTTGATGAGGCACTTTATTATGCTAGAAACTATCCGACTATTGGTACATTTTTAGATGATGAGCTCTCTTTGATAGAGAAGTTTTTTTATGAAGAGCCTAAGGCATATGGTTTTTATGGGGCAAAAACTTGTAAAAATTTAAATAACAAAGTATCTAAAAAAGATGTTGTAAAGATTCCTTACACTGGTCACTATCTCTTTAAGGGTAAACCCTTAGAAGATTATGACAAACTTTTAGAAGATGTAGGAGATTCTTTGATACTTACATCAGGGGTTAGAAATATTGTAAAACAGCTGAGCCTTTATGTAAATAAACTAAAAAGAAATGGTGGAAATATAACAAAGGCATCTATAGATATTGCACCTCCAGCCTACTCTTACCATACCATCAGCGACTTTGATGTAGGTCTTCGTGGATGGGGATATAAAAACTTTACAGAAGAGTTTGCAACAACTACAGAGTTTAAGATGATGATAGAACTACCATATATCAACATGAGATATAAAAAAGATAACAGTGATGGAGTAAGGTTTGAACCTTGGCATGTTGAAGTTATTTAG
- a CDS encoding CvfB family protein: protein MQQSEHLELGFINTLRVDRHADPGIFLIAGDGIDVLLPNAYVKEEMVVDSLVDVFLYTDSEDRLVATTLKPKAMLDEFALLEVVDVAPFGAFLDWGLPKDLLCPRMLQKTPFKVGEKRFVKVVYDEQTHRLVASEKLGNFFLKKVKGIKAADEVNITIITKTPLGFKCIVEDKYEGLIYHNEIFEKISLGDKRAAYVKTIRKDGNIDLSLRKAGERNSSADKVLELLKHNNGIMAYNYKSDAQLIKDVFGLSKKEFKRSLTTLADAKKIEVKDSGIYLK, encoded by the coding sequence ATGCAACAAAGCGAGCACCTAGAACTAGGTTTTATAAACACTCTTAGAGTAGATAGACATGCAGATCCTGGTATATTTCTTATAGCAGGAGATGGCATAGATGTGCTTCTTCCAAATGCTTATGTAAAAGAGGAGATGGTAGTTGACTCTTTGGTGGATGTTTTTTTATATACTGATTCAGAAGATAGGTTAGTAGCTACTACACTAAAACCTAAAGCTATGCTAGATGAGTTTGCACTTTTAGAAGTTGTAGATGTTGCACCTTTTGGAGCTTTTTTGGATTGGGGACTTCCTAAAGATCTACTTTGTCCTAGGATGCTACAAAAGACTCCTTTTAAAGTTGGCGAAAAAAGGTTTGTAAAAGTTGTCTATGATGAGCAGACTCACAGACTTGTAGCGAGTGAAAAATTAGGCAATTTTTTTCTTAAAAAAGTAAAAGGTATCAAAGCAGCTGATGAAGTAAACATCACCATCATTACAAAGACTCCACTAGGTTTTAAGTGCATCGTTGAAGACAAATATGAAGGACTTATATACCACAATGAAATCTTTGAGAAAATCTCTTTAGGAGATAAAAGAGCTGCCTATGTAAAGACTATCCGTAAAGATGGAAATATAGATCTCTCACTTAGAAAAGCTGGAGAGAGAAACTCTTCTGCAGACAAAGTACTAGAACTTCTAAAACACAACAATGGTATCATGGCTTATAACTACAAAAGTGATGCCCAGCTTATAAAAGATGTTTTTGGACTTAGTAAAAAAGAGTTCAAACGCTCACTAACAACTCTAGCCGACGCTAAAAAGATAGAAGTTAAAGATAGTGGCATCTATCTTAAGTGA